The Theobroma cacao cultivar B97-61/B2 chromosome 1, Criollo_cocoa_genome_V2, whole genome shotgun sequence genome contains the following window.
TGCAAATATGgttttaaaatgaaaactCTCTGCCGTACATATTGCTCACTCATTGTCTCTGAATTGCTCATGGTTCAAAAGAAAGTTAACCAAGATTTTCAACCAGGAACATAGTGCAAATGACTAATGTCCTAAATGGTTTAATCACTGATAACAATAGGTATCACATTCCATATCTCTCTAGAAAGCAACCATTCATGCTAGACAAACTTCATGGACATGTGAACTCCTTATCAGTGTTTTTAACTGACcctaaatctccttgaatGCATTATTCATAATTCACATTTTCTTAGGCATGGACTATGAAGCAACACAGTTCAGCATTTGAGATAAGTATAAAGAGTCAGAGAAAGGTTACTTTTCACAGCGTCGGTCAATCACATCAAGTTGTTGCTGGAGTTTTTCTTGAGTCCAAATCATGTGCAGAGTGTCAAAATCTAAACTCGAGACACTAGAAACCACTGCTGATGAAAGGGAAACTTTTATGCCCTGCAGTAATTTAATTACcaacaagaaacaaaaatctGCAAATACATATAACTCAAGCAGGTTCATAGGTACAAAAAGCAATACCTCAATTAATTCTTTCTTATAGGTCGAGAGATACTGTCCTTTACCACACCCTGACAAATAACTCAACACTGCATGCTCTTCCTCTTGTCCTCCACACATGCTCTCAAACTTCTTCCTCGTAACAATGCAAGACGAAGTCCAATGACTTTCGGACAAAAACTTAACGACCTCATCAGCTTTTTCCTAAAGACAATCAAACAAAACAACTTAACATTCCAACTTTACtagatttaacaaatacttGTCACAAACATCATTACAAAACCTTTAACAATGTTGTAAGAATGACGCAATCTTCAAGAAGAATCCCTTCTGAAGTCATTGTTGATCTATTCATCAAACCTTTCACTTTCCTAAACAGCTGAGACATTCTCCCGCTATAAGGATCCGCCACGTCCGAAATTCGGGTTAATTCACCTTCATTATACATCATAAActgaaaatttgacaaaaaaataaaacccaaaaattCCCCAAACAAAAGCCCAAAGCtataatcaaatttgaaaaagaaagacacaTAATTTAGCTCACCAGTACGTGATCAAGGCACAAAGGAGTCAACCCTCCTCGATTAAACCACTCATTTTTGACCTTCAAATAAACGAATTActacataaataaaataaaatatagtaaatttgAGAAGCTAAGAGAATTAGAAAACTAAAAACCTGGGAAGGTGAAATGACGAAGAGACCAAACTGGCGGGAGATTTTGATGATCAAATCTTTCCAGAATTGGAATTTGGGTTCCCAATCGGATCTTTGACCGCTAAACGCTTTGAATCGGGCCGTGGCCATCAATTCGTCATCCCAATCCGGTACTTCTTTTCTTATGAATTCCCTCACGAATTTCGAATCCATTTCCTCTTAGCTACCGCAAATATCGGAATTCAACTAAACTCCCGCCCAATTCTTCCGTTTAACTAATGctgctttttccttttctttagaAGGGTTTCGCAATTTCCTCTCGAAATTTTCATTAGGAAAGGAAAATCCAAAACGGGTTTGGATTGAGAACCAGATCTTACTCTTTAAGGCCAAGCCCAATAGCAACCTTCTTGGGCCTGCTTTTGTTTCACGAACGAAGAACAGAATACAGATATCTGAACTGTCAACCTTAATGGGTACGGTTGAAAATTAGGTGCTTATATAAATGGTGACGATGCTTACACTTCATAGTGATTTGCCTCGTCagaattttttcctttttttgcgCATTTAAAGCTTGGAACCTAAACCAAAGTTGTATTctaatatatgattaaatcGAATGTTTTGAGtgttatatataaaattttaattagtaataatttaaataaaaagaatattgaGTGAAATTTACATATGTCAATGAATATTTTACAAATAGATATTTACGTTACTCGATCCGATTAAGTAGGATTAAGATATCTTATAATTGAATTTAGGTAAGACTCAGGTAATAGTCTTATAGTACTCATTATTTAAACTCGATTATATAtgatgatttttaatattaaaatttagttttatatattattttttgtttataaatttttcacaattaatgtaatacttattaatatttattaatttttctaaacatggttttaaactttaatttatttttttatgaactaagtttaatttattaacttttattaataatatatataaaaattaattttaaatttattttaatcggATAAACAGGTTTGGGTATTTTACAAGTAATGTCTAGGATATGCGGGTACGAATTTTGaatataattcaaaatataatCAAGTATTT
Protein-coding sequences here:
- the LOC18613823 gene encoding charged multivesicular body protein 7, translating into MDSKFVREFIRKEVPDWDDELMATARFKAFSGQRSDWEPKFQFWKDLIIKISRQFGLFVISPSQVKNEWFNRGGLTPLCLDHVLFMMYNEGELTRISDVADPYSGRMSQLFRKVKGLMNRSTMTSEGILLEDCVILTTLLKEKADEVVKFLSESHWTSSCIVTRKKFESMCGGQEEEHAVLSYLSGCGKGQYLSTYKKELIEGIKVSLSSAVVSSVSSLDFDTLHMIWTQEKLQQQLDVIDRRCEKSRQSALVSLKSGNKKLALRHAREMKLGTENREKCTSLLNRVEEVLNVIANAESTKKVTEAIQIGARAIKENKISVEEVHLCLEELDESIDSQKQVEMALESAPYSGIEDEDIEEEFRKLELEVGNENRKDPICEAGVSDTAGSDESLTEALLNLKLVDATPKGSAIQNFGVPAKNKDSNSPMLEAA